A genome region from Tolypothrix sp. PCC 7712 includes the following:
- a CDS encoding DUF11 domain-containing protein produces MTNKNSKSSQKSKSFEKLDSSGQSKGKNQTKDKCEPVLADLSLSQKISDKSLFVGDEVTFTLTLKNSGPANATGVKIQDLLPSGFSFINAKASVGNYDSTTGIWDVGSIKSGRNVTLTLKATVLNAADAAAYTNVAEIIAADQKDPDSVVNNGNPKEDDYSSATVCVVKQADLSLSQTISDKSLFVGDEVTFTLTLKNSGPANATGVKIQDLLPSGFSFINAKASVGNYDSTTGIWDVGSIKSGRNVTLTLKATVLNAADAAAYTNVAEIIASAQPDPDSVVNNGNPKEDDYSSATVCVIKQADLSLNQTISNESLLVGDEVSFTLTLNNSGPANATGVKIQDLLPSGFSFLGADASVGTYDSTTGIWNVGSINSGDNVTLTLKATVLNAADAAAYTNVAEIVAADQPDPDSVVNNGDPTEDDYSSIQAPVANLSVEKEFTLVNQQSFSSLKQSVDYNHDGKADQVIALPGDEVTFTITVRNKGFGDATGVQIVDDLRQKLPIGLDFVNFADLDGGTSIDTDNNAQTLEVLFDNIAAGETKTITVNAKVSTENITSINLTGRLGTINPNTGDINPALPEYYETPFNGVFFLNYNVQKSNGDDRVEFGFLNIQNQAEVVAVNGKTLNSGTIAASSRLDISTYKLEGTLNNQQPFRVFSVENFNNPNNTNASFFFNPDPISGSVSVGYPYQNQSEFLQPGQIGIAGFEADWAKSTDPQYLANLAVWNGLGADGNLTTSGEPTTADEQAVINALADFIVDGVYSRDRFNNGSFTFNNGTQIENLIFQAGQYSPGLIDFVNILVTDTGVIFTENNPQINGLALPDAQIESLSTVADSQFSDLQAIFDSFNFSVPTGVNITIQDSNGDGNINTRLQEIGGYKNNWLVSSITIDSNVNHVTFAACGSGANYDFASQNLIVANPNTTFTLQGSEHDSNKIIGTRFNDEIKGGNCADSLSGFDGNDVICGGKGDDLITGGRGDDDLSGGEGKDRFIFGANFGNDTIHDFCRWEDKIDLKQLILTQGTLDSNSDGVVNSCDQLASLNNCNLKLDLTSINGGTITFTGVTSVNITDFIL; encoded by the coding sequence ATGACTAATAAAAATTCTAAATCTTCTCAGAAATCTAAAAGTTTTGAAAAGCTGGATTCCTCGGGCCAAAGTAAAGGCAAAAATCAGACTAAAGATAAATGCGAACCAGTATTGGCTGATTTATCTCTAAGTCAAAAAATATCTGATAAATCTTTATTTGTAGGTGATGAGGTTACTTTCACCCTAACGTTAAAAAATAGCGGCCCAGCCAATGCGACAGGGGTAAAAATTCAAGATTTACTACCCTCTGGTTTTAGCTTCATCAATGCTAAGGCTAGTGTCGGGAATTATGACAGCACAACTGGGATTTGGGATGTTGGTTCTATCAAGTCGGGGCGTAATGTTACCCTAACGCTGAAAGCCACAGTTTTGAATGCTGCTGATGCAGCTGCCTATACCAATGTGGCAGAAATTATTGCCGCCGATCAAAAAGATCCAGATTCGGTTGTCAATAATGGCAACCCCAAAGAAGATGACTATAGCAGTGCCACTGTATGTGTGGTTAAGCAGGCTGATTTATCTCTGAGTCAAACAATATCTGATAAATCTTTATTTGTAGGTGATGAGGTTACTTTCACCCTAACGTTAAAAAATAGCGGCCCAGCCAATGCAACAGGGGTAAAAATTCAAGATTTACTACCCTCTGGTTTTAGCTTCATCAATGCTAAGGCTAGTGTCGGGAATTATGACAGCACAACTGGGATTTGGGATGTTGGTTCCATCAAGTCGGGGCGTAATGTTACCCTGACGCTGAAAGCCACAGTTTTGAATGCTGCTGATGCAGCTGCCTATACTAATGTGGCAGAAATTATTGCCTCTGCTCAACCAGATCCAGATTCGGTTGTCAATAATGGCAACCCCAAAGAAGATGACTACAGCAGTGCCACTGTATGTGTAATTAAGCAGGCTGATTTATCTCTGAATCAAACAATATCTAATGAATCCTTACTTGTAGGTGATGAGGTCTCTTTTACCCTGACATTGAATAATAGCGGCCCAGCCAATGCGACAGGGGTAAAAATTCAAGATTTACTACCTTCTGGTTTTAGCTTCCTTGGGGCTGACGCTAGTGTGGGAACTTATGACAGTACAACTGGAATTTGGAATGTTGGTTCGATCAACTCAGGCGATAATGTTACCCTGACGCTGAAAGCTACAGTCTTGAATGCTGCTGATGCGGCTGCTTATACTAATGTGGCGGAAATTGTTGCCGCCGATCAACCAGATCCAGATTCCGTTGTCAATAATGGTGACCCTACAGAAGATGATTACAGCAGTATCCAGGCACCTGTAGCTAACCTATCTGTAGAGAAAGAATTTACCCTAGTTAATCAACAATCCTTTAGCAGTCTGAAACAATCTGTTGATTACAACCATGATGGTAAAGCAGATCAGGTGATTGCGCTACCTGGGGATGAAGTGACATTTACAATTACTGTCCGCAATAAGGGTTTTGGTGATGCTACAGGCGTGCAAATTGTCGATGATCTCAGACAGAAATTGCCCATTGGTTTAGATTTTGTCAATTTTGCTGATCTCGATGGTGGTACTAGCATTGACACAGACAATAATGCTCAAACTCTAGAGGTTTTGTTTGACAATATTGCGGCAGGAGAAACTAAAACTATTACCGTCAATGCCAAAGTTAGTACCGAAAATATTACATCTATAAATTTAACAGGTAGATTAGGCACAATTAACCCTAACACAGGTGATATCAATCCGGCTTTGCCTGAATATTATGAAACACCTTTTAATGGGGTATTTTTCCTCAATTACAATGTGCAAAAAAGCAACGGGGATGATAGGGTAGAATTTGGCTTTTTAAATATTCAAAATCAAGCCGAAGTTGTGGCAGTCAACGGTAAAACCCTAAACTCCGGGACAATTGCTGCTAGTAGTAGGTTAGATATTTCCACATATAAACTTGAAGGCACTTTAAATAACCAACAGCCATTTAGAGTGTTTTCGGTGGAGAATTTCAATAACCCCAACAATACTAACGCCTCGTTCTTCTTTAATCCCGATCCTATTAGTGGTTCTGTTAGTGTTGGCTATCCTTACCAAAATCAATCCGAATTTTTACAACCAGGCCAGATTGGGATCGCTGGATTTGAAGCAGATTGGGCAAAAAGTACAGATCCGCAATATTTAGCTAATTTAGCAGTTTGGAATGGGTTAGGGGCTGATGGCAATTTAACTACCTCTGGTGAACCCACAACTGCAGATGAACAAGCTGTAATCAATGCTTTGGCTGATTTTATCGTAGATGGTGTTTATAGTCGCGATCGCTTTAATAACGGGTCATTTACCTTTAATAACGGCACCCAAATAGAAAACCTCATCTTCCAAGCAGGTCAATATTCCCCAGGACTGATTGACTTTGTCAATATCTTAGTCACAGATACAGGTGTGATATTCACAGAAAATAACCCACAAATTAATGGGCTAGCATTACCTGATGCTCAAATTGAGAGTCTCAGCACAGTTGCAGATTCACAATTTAGCGACTTACAAGCTATTTTTGACTCCTTTAATTTCTCTGTCCCGACTGGAGTTAATATTACGATTCAAGATTCTAATGGCGATGGCAACATTAATACACGCTTGCAAGAAATAGGCGGTTACAAAAATAATTGGTTAGTCTCTAGCATTACCATTGATAGTAATGTGAATCACGTGACTTTTGCAGCTTGTGGAAGTGGGGCAAACTATGATTTTGCTTCGCAGAATTTGATTGTTGCTAATCCCAATACTACTTTTACTTTGCAAGGCAGCGAACATGATAGCAATAAAATTATTGGCACTCGCTTCAATGATGAAATTAAAGGCGGAAATTGTGCTGATAGTTTGTCTGGTTTCGATGGTAATGATGTAATTTGTGGCGGTAAAGGAGACGATTTAATTACTGGTGGTAGAGGCGATGATGATTTAAGTGGTGGTGAAGGGAAGGATAGGTTTATCTTTGGTGCTAACTTTGGTAACGATACCATCCACGATTTTTGTCGATGGGAAGATAAAATCGACCTCAAGCAGCTGATTCTGACTCAAGGTACTTTGGATAGTAATAGCGATGGTGTGGTTAATAGCTGCGATCAACTCGCCTCACTCAACAATTGCAACCTCAAGCTAGATCTAACCTCGATAAATGGTGGTACTATCACTTTCACAGGAGTCACTTCGGTTAACATCACCGATTTTATTCTTTAA
- a CDS encoding filamentous hemagglutinin N-terminal domain-containing protein: MPIFQGKASKTQLGIMWYRLLAIFASSSAIACTLGLTTGVNAQIIPDNSLGSDRSIVTPNVQQQGNVIERIDGGAIRGSNLFHSFQDFNVSNQQRVYFANPSGIENILGRVTGNQASKIFGTLGVLGGANLYLINPNGIIFGQNARLDISGSFFASTSSGVLFPNGEKFSTQNPQSPPLLTIKQPLGLDSWLPPESTITNSGNLSVGQDLTLLGQNLDLQGQLQAGRNLTLQASDTVKIRDTVNNPFIAAAQQQLLVQGNKIDIFALNNRASGLFAGENLLLRSANAIGGNAQFYSNGNFRLEQLNGTGGDLSSTDDPVIRASGDVSFNSYTGASLHIFAGGSVTIDSLEITGPDTTNFINQTVTLSDGVTKVPINGSLIPTVDIRAGTTAVNPPGITGDTTGFSPTPNSNSNPSSANITINKINNQGGLVFLTNQYQPNPLLSGDITVTSLLGTYGGVARGGDVVIDSRGKITTPNFLDTSGFDFVNFSFANPGGDITLLAKGDIFMPSGSQIVSYGSAGGNITLKSQSAIIQEPAPPVTSYIESASYGSGQGGDVTLNAPLISLSNYVQSNLYAGATGPGGKLIITANSLEANQAQLSTFTLGGNAGNVIVNADSISLNNSKLGSQTISAIGGNAGDVEINTNTFTATNGGQVFSQTERVGNGGKITVRATDAIALTGISDGGIFSGFSNVVFPNAQGNGGIIDIQTNSLSLQQGAQIRASTEGFGDAGRIDINAAKSILIDGAILLSTGNLLPSQLIPSGILSEVLPGSQGTGNIINIKTGQLSVKNGAGISTSTATAYDAGSIFINATQSVSFDGNPGEPFKPSGAFVSTLAGATGKGGTLQITAPSLSVTNGAELEALTAGGGNAGNIAVIVKDKVLLAGANTGVFSNTTAGSTGNGGNIFIDPELVEIRDGATVSVNSQGTGIGGNIRIEATRLTLENQAVISAETGSTNGGNISLSLPDYLLLLQNSRISTNAGNADAGGNGGNVIIGTNFIVTVPKDNNNITANAFLGRGGNVDITATSLFGIGNQQQGTSGNKITASSEFGVAGTVSINNLDVDPASGLVELPDKPNDPSDRIIASCAATEGNSFTITGRGGLPVDPTTTIRDQTLLSDMRDFTTTQNRNQANNSPPPNKEFIVAATSWRMNAQGEVELVAAIPQETSPQQRFNCRHS, encoded by the coding sequence ATGCCGATTTTTCAGGGTAAGGCAAGCAAAACGCAGCTAGGGATAATGTGGTACAGATTACTAGCAATTTTCGCTAGTAGTAGTGCGATCGCCTGTACGCTAGGCTTAACGACAGGCGTAAACGCACAAATTATCCCTGACAATAGTTTAGGTAGCGATCGCTCAATTGTGACCCCGAATGTGCAACAGCAAGGCAATGTCATTGAACGTATCGATGGCGGTGCAATTCGGGGTAGTAATTTGTTTCACAGCTTCCAAGACTTCAACGTTAGCAATCAGCAACGAGTTTATTTTGCCAATCCCTCTGGTATTGAAAATATTCTAGGACGAGTTACAGGTAACCAAGCCTCGAAGATTTTCGGGACGCTGGGGGTGTTAGGTGGTGCTAACCTCTACTTAATTAATCCTAACGGTATTATTTTTGGTCAAAATGCCCGCTTAGATATCTCTGGTTCTTTTTTCGCTAGCACCAGCAGCGGTGTGTTATTTCCCAACGGGGAAAAATTTAGTACTCAAAACCCCCAATCGCCACCTTTATTAACTATCAAGCAACCTCTAGGTTTAGATAGTTGGTTACCTCCCGAAAGTACTATTACTAATTCTGGTAACTTATCTGTAGGGCAAGATTTAACTTTATTGGGTCAAAATCTTGACTTACAAGGACAATTACAAGCTGGGCGGAATTTAACTTTACAAGCTAGCGATACAGTTAAAATTCGCGATACTGTTAACAATCCCTTCATCGCCGCAGCACAACAACAACTATTAGTCCAAGGCAATAAAATAGATATCTTTGCTTTAAATAATCGCGCCAGTGGCTTGTTTGCCGGAGAAAATCTGCTGTTACGTTCAGCTAATGCAATTGGTGGAAACGCCCAATTCTATAGCAATGGTAACTTTCGCCTTGAACAATTGAATGGTACTGGCGGAGATTTATCCAGCACAGATGATCCCGTGATTCGGGCCAGTGGAGATGTGAGTTTTAATAGCTATACAGGGGCTTCCTTACATATTTTTGCAGGTGGGAGTGTCACCATTGATAGTTTAGAGATCACAGGCCCCGATACCACAAATTTTATTAATCAAACAGTCACCTTATCCGATGGCGTAACCAAAGTTCCGATTAATGGTAGTTTAATACCCACCGTTGATATTAGAGCCGGAACCACAGCTGTTAACCCACCGGGAATTACAGGAGATACCACTGGTTTTTCTCCTACTCCTAATAGTAATAGCAATCCCAGCAGTGCTAATATCACCATCAATAAAATTAATAACCAGGGAGGGTTGGTTTTTTTAACTAACCAATATCAACCCAATCCATTGTTATCTGGTGATATTACTGTGACATCTTTGCTAGGAACCTACGGCGGTGTGGCTAGGGGTGGCGATGTGGTGATTGACTCGCGGGGAAAAATTACCACTCCCAACTTTTTAGATACTTCGGGATTTGATTTTGTTAACTTTTCCTTTGCCAACCCTGGAGGCGATATCACACTGTTAGCTAAAGGTGATATTTTCATGCCATCAGGATCGCAAATTGTTTCCTACGGTTCTGCTGGGGGAAATATTACCCTCAAAAGTCAATCAGCGATTATTCAAGAACCTGCACCTCCAGTAACTTCCTATATTGAAAGTGCAAGCTATGGTTCGGGACAAGGTGGTGATGTCACATTAAATGCACCTTTGATTTCCCTGAGTAACTACGTCCAAAGTAATTTGTATGCAGGGGCAACAGGCCCTGGTGGTAAGCTGATTATTACTGCTAATTCCTTAGAAGCCAATCAAGCGCAATTATCAACTTTTACTCTCGGTGGCAACGCTGGCAATGTCATCGTTAATGCTGACAGCATCTCTTTAAATAACTCTAAACTAGGAAGCCAGACAATCAGCGCCATCGGTGGCAATGCGGGTGATGTGGAAATCAATACCAACACATTTACCGCTACCAATGGCGGGCAGGTATTTTCTCAAACTGAGCGTGTGGGCAATGGTGGTAAAATTACCGTCAGAGCTACAGATGCGATCGCTCTCACAGGCATCTCTGATGGGGGGATTTTTAGTGGTTTTAGTAACGTTGTCTTTCCTAATGCTCAAGGCAACGGTGGCATTATTGATATTCAGACTAACTCTCTATCTTTGCAACAAGGCGCGCAAATTAGAGCCTCTACAGAGGGATTTGGTGATGCAGGCAGAATTGATATCAATGCAGCTAAATCCATTCTGATTGATGGGGCAATTTTATTGTCCACTGGCAATCTTCTCCCATCACAGCTAATTCCTAGCGGTATTCTCAGCGAAGTTTTACCTGGCTCCCAAGGAACAGGTAATATTATTAACATCAAAACAGGTCAGCTATCGGTCAAAAATGGCGCTGGAATTAGCACTAGTACTGCTACTGCTTATGATGCGGGTAGTATTTTTATTAATGCTACACAATCAGTCTCCTTCGATGGTAATCCTGGTGAACCTTTTAAGCCTAGCGGTGCGTTTGTCAGCACCTTAGCAGGCGCAACCGGCAAAGGAGGAACTTTACAAATCACTGCACCCTCTTTATCGGTTACCAATGGTGCAGAATTAGAAGCATTAACTGCAGGTGGTGGTAATGCAGGTAATATCGCAGTTATTGTTAAAGATAAAGTCTTGCTGGCTGGCGCAAATACAGGGGTATTTTCCAATACCACGGCTGGTTCTACTGGGAATGGTGGCAATATTTTCATCGATCCCGAACTGGTAGAGATTCGGGATGGTGCAACTGTTTCGGTGAATAGCCAAGGCACTGGTATTGGTGGCAATATCAGGATTGAAGCCACCAGATTAACCCTAGAAAATCAAGCTGTCATTTCTGCGGAGACAGGCAGCACCAATGGCGGCAATATTAGCCTGAGTTTACCAGACTATTTGTTGTTACTGCAAAACAGCCGCATTTCCACAAATGCTGGCAATGCGGATGCTGGTGGCAATGGTGGCAATGTGATCATCGGCACAAATTTTATTGTGACTGTACCCAAAGACAATAATAATATTACAGCCAATGCTTTCTTGGGACGTGGTGGCAATGTCGATATTACCGCCACAAGTCTTTTTGGCATTGGCAATCAACAGCAAGGTACTTCTGGAAATAAGATTACTGCAAGTTCTGAGTTTGGCGTTGCCGGCACTGTATCGATTAATAACCTCGATGTTGATCCGGCTTCCGGCTTAGTGGAGTTACCAGATAAACCTAACGATCCCAGCGATCGCATTATTGCTAGTTGTGCGGCAACTGAAGGTAATTCCTTTACCATTACTGGAAGAGGCGGCTTACCAGTCGATCCCACTACAACTATTCGCGATCAAACTTTGTTATCGGATATGCGAGATTTCACCACCACACAGAACCGCAATCAAGCTAATAATTCTCCACCCCCAAATAAAGAATTTATTGTTGCCGCAACCAGCTGGAGAATGAATGCCCAAGGAGAAGTAGAATTGGTAGCGGCTATACCTCAAGAAACTTCACCCCAGCAAAGATTTAATTGTAGACATTCATAA
- a CDS encoding CHAT domain-containing protein, translated as MKHKFLNKKISLPNFGLSSKRKIKIYGLFGLSIILTLLLVTKDISVVANQPNLPNSQSITQQLDNNLDLLQQGKNYYQKGQYTEAAKIWEQALKSYQDKKDSVSQVQVLNYLALAYQDLGKIPQAQTTITESLNLLKTWKTSDNQSNLLLAQALNTQGTIELLQGQTETAIDTWKQATTIYERAGDNTGKLISQINQAQGLQNLGQYRRAKTLLEELIAALQSQPDSLLKAQSLRSLGVALQTIGDLKQSKTALEKSLAISQKLNSPKDVSAVVFSLGNIAQDLAEYDVAIGNYQEVVNLSPEIQEKLSAQLNQLSVLVKLQRWEAVEALIPAIENNLAQLAASRPAIYARINFAETLMTIEEQIESGKASLTSNNPKIAELLVTAIQQSREIKDSRSEAYALQELGKLYQDNDQLAEAKKLTQKAQNIAQEMNAADLLALTATQSGAIAKAQGDIDSAIAAYETAFNNIQSLRGDLVAISTDVQFDFKESIEPIYREYVGLLLERGDNQKNLKQARQVIEALQIAELDNYFRDACVDNYPVNIDKIDVQAAVIYPIILSDRLEVILSIPKQPLHHYTTKLSKKQVENTLRHLYSYMSRGYIREESFRLSQRLYTWLIAPAEERLNSNNVKTLVFVLDGLLRNLPMSALHDGDRYLIEKYNVALSPGLQLFPQGLQRKKLDILAAGLTEARQGFSSLPAVTGEIKGVTKEFPAKTLLNQEFTRDKFKKELDSQSFPIVHLATHGQFSSNPQETFLLTWSDRISILDFDRLFQKRRLGILEPVELLVMSACQTATGDNRATLGLAGLALRSGAKSTIASLWSVNDDSTANLMKEFYQQLNNPQLSKAEALRQAQIKIMANPLYQHPYFWASFVLVGNWL; from the coding sequence ATGAAACATAAATTTTTAAATAAAAAAATCTCTTTGCCAAATTTTGGTTTATCTTCTAAGCGAAAAATCAAGATTTACGGACTTTTTGGACTCAGTATTATCCTGACACTACTATTAGTCACAAAGGATATTTCGGTTGTTGCTAATCAACCAAATTTACCAAATTCGCAGTCTATAACTCAACAACTAGATAATAATTTAGACTTATTACAACAAGGAAAAAATTACTATCAAAAAGGGCAATATACAGAAGCAGCCAAAATATGGGAACAGGCGCTTAAGTCTTATCAAGATAAAAAAGATTCTGTCAGTCAGGTGCAAGTGCTGAATTATTTAGCCTTGGCATATCAAGATTTAGGTAAAATCCCACAAGCTCAAACTACAATTACCGAAAGTCTGAATTTACTCAAAACTTGGAAAACCTCGGATAATCAAAGTAATTTACTGTTAGCACAAGCTTTAAATACCCAAGGGACAATTGAACTACTCCAAGGACAAACCGAAACAGCTATTGATACCTGGAAGCAAGCTACAACAATCTATGAACGCGCAGGAGATAACACAGGTAAACTTATAAGCCAAATTAATCAAGCACAGGGTTTACAAAATCTAGGACAATATCGCCGTGCCAAAACGCTGTTAGAAGAATTGATAGCAGCATTACAAAGTCAACCTGATAGTTTACTGAAAGCGCAAAGTTTAAGAAGTTTAGGTGTGGCGCTACAAACTATTGGTGATTTGAAACAATCTAAAACAGCATTAGAGAAAAGTTTGGCAATTAGTCAAAAATTAAACTCGCCCAAAGATGTGAGTGCAGTTGTATTTAGTTTAGGTAATATCGCCCAAGATTTAGCAGAATACGACGTGGCGATAGGTAATTATCAAGAAGTAGTTAATTTATCTCCTGAGATTCAAGAAAAATTATCAGCCCAATTAAATCAATTAAGCGTATTAGTTAAACTCCAAAGATGGGAAGCAGTAGAGGCGCTAATTCCCGCAATCGAAAATAATCTGGCTCAACTTGCTGCGAGTCGTCCGGCTATTTATGCGCGGATAAATTTTGCAGAAACTCTAATGACAATAGAAGAACAAATAGAAAGTGGAAAAGCAAGTTTAACCTCTAATAATCCCAAAATCGCGGAATTATTAGTAACAGCTATTCAACAATCCAGAGAAATCAAAGATTCTCGTTCTGAAGCCTATGCTTTGCAAGAATTAGGTAAACTATATCAAGACAATGACCAGTTAGCAGAAGCAAAAAAACTTACACAAAAGGCTCAAAATATTGCTCAAGAAATGAATGCGGCTGATTTGTTAGCTTTAACAGCGACACAATCAGGTGCAATAGCCAAAGCCCAAGGAGATATTGATAGTGCGATCGCAGCTTATGAAACTGCTTTTAATAACATCCAATCCCTGAGAGGCGATTTAGTTGCTATTAGTACAGATGTGCAATTTGATTTTAAAGAAAGTATTGAACCGATATATCGAGAATATGTAGGATTATTGTTAGAAAGAGGTGACAATCAAAAAAATCTCAAACAAGCACGTCAGGTAATTGAAGCGCTACAAATAGCGGAGTTAGATAACTACTTTCGAGATGCTTGTGTTGATAACTATCCTGTGAATATCGATAAAATTGACGTACAAGCGGCTGTTATTTACCCAATTATTTTAAGCGATCGCTTAGAAGTCATTCTTTCCATTCCCAAGCAACCCTTGCATCACTACACCACAAAACTGTCAAAAAAGCAAGTTGAAAATACCTTGAGACATCTTTATTCTTATATGTCCCGTGGTTATATTCGAGAAGAGAGTTTCCGCTTGTCTCAAAGACTGTATACATGGCTGATTGCACCAGCAGAAGAGAGGTTAAATAGCAATAACGTCAAAACCTTAGTATTTGTGTTGGATGGTTTATTACGCAACTTACCCATGTCTGCGCTGCACGATGGCGATCGCTACTTGATAGAAAAATATAACGTTGCTCTCAGCCCTGGGTTACAATTATTTCCCCAAGGATTGCAACGCAAAAAACTTGATATATTAGCGGCGGGATTAACAGAAGCACGTCAAGGCTTTAGTTCTTTACCTGCGGTAACAGGAGAAATTAAAGGAGTAACTAAGGAATTTCCGGCGAAAACCTTGCTTAATCAAGAGTTTACTCGCGATAAATTCAAAAAAGAACTCGATAGTCAATCATTCCCCATCGTTCATCTAGCAACTCACGGTCAATTTAGCTCTAATCCCCAGGAAACCTTCTTGCTGACATGGAGCGATCGCATTTCTATTTTAGATTTTGATCGGTTATTCCAAAAAAGAAGATTGGGAATTTTAGAACCAGTTGAACTGTTGGTGATGAGTGCTTGTCAAACAGCAACCGGTGATAATCGCGCCACTTTAGGGTTAGCTGGGTTAGCTTTGCGATCGGGTGCTAAAAGTACAATTGCTAGTTTATGGTCAGTTAATGATGACTCAACTGCTAATTTAATGAAAGAGTTTTATCAGCAGTTGAATAACCCGCAACTTAGTAAAGCTGAAGCCTTAAGACAAGCGCAAATAAAAATTATGGCTAATCCTTTATATCAACATCCCTATTTTTGGGCTTCTTTCGTTTTGGTAGGTAATTGGTTATAA